The following proteins are co-located in the Seriola aureovittata isolate HTS-2021-v1 ecotype China chromosome 7, ASM2101889v1, whole genome shotgun sequence genome:
- the LOC130172493 gene encoding titin-like isoform X5, with product MATMTTEASAVSEADTEGKQKASGAEPEPEPENKQKPEAAASEPEGEQSSKRAQGQASEPGPADITTSPEEEQLKPRTRTSAGKGLSRLFSSFLKRRSQCSEGEGFEAEKAREEKADKEEKSDKAEEEIVEVVKSEEKEAKAEEEKPEVKEVQKKEEKVEQKEDKKKEEEKVEKKGSKKKKKDAKKKVEEKNEDKVKKDEEKKEEEKVKKKEEKKEEQKEEEKTQHTVEKKEETLEKKKEEEEKKETTEVKEKGAEAGKKEEEKVDKKVAKKKEKEEKVKKKEEEKAKRKAEEEERAKKREEEKTKKKEEEKAKEAEKAKKKEEEKGKKKEEEKPKEESIKKEDEKVKEEAKKKEKEKEEEKTEEKQKKEEEKGKKKEKGKNKGKKEVKGSSEEQVKAPIAAPEPELKTEPDTEQAPDQHSISSSETQPAQEEHKEEAAIKEEPEVVEEVKKEDTEEKEEEPAEEEKEVKGEEKAEEEVKKEKPSKEKKTEKKTEEAKGSKRQKTMQCKVTLLDDTQFECELDKHAKGQELLTKVLDHVNLLEKDYFGLANWETPTSKTWLEPTKEIRKQVSGAVYEFTLNVKFYPPDPAQLTEDLTRYFLCLQLRKDIMLGVLPCSFVTLSLLGSYAAQSELGEYDPEVHGTEYVKDLNLAPGQTKELEDKVMELHRTYRSMSPAQADMLFLENAKKLAMYGVDLHQAKDLDGVDITLGVCSSGLMVYKDKLRINRFPWPKVLKISYKRSSFFIKIRPSEQEQYESTIGFKLPNYKASKKLWKVCVEHHTFFRVSTVEPPSSRRFLVLGSKFRYSGRTQAQTRQASSMIDRPAPRFTRSASKRLSRNLDGAGDDTLQFLQQLSASTRSEADDWSLMLESDKPQPSSEFPARGESKQTFTQSREEGQSVQTVTVTWQDTETGQNGSQTITQTVSQPWQELPSDEQQQWRKQDEWSALLYRHPPFPFIPPFDFVKQPAELSLTEMNSMDRLLQPLLKQQDDWFLYFDRIFTLSSLESVEKPFSPLAQLQLQEKEEQELTTEEVIDRLQESVTLVDKLIEAEVLERRLREVKYLEERLQEMDEVAERLQEVIEDELGKEEVDKLREEEEQELEREKQMHMEGRTVRVGKKSVRMIETKEEDEVDELEEQIKQVFLKGLLPEEEEVEVKQESEKEVTAETLLDDSLREKLRQIEKEWKNEVEEKLGSPDVAGTTSLITVQRAERRTMKRVTIVDERGQQLGDVDDMQEQAGVISDERLEKQELWRKTDLLVERTLREVTKELQAEGQSQVEDKDVWFIVFDRPPYKAVSKPPVTTVEHAQVDKGEYVISKPEITTVEEKTEIIVEERKIREEEAWHAPEIPPPQAITERDDGWFVLLDVVPGETSYVPPVILKERDQMEAESVVSVVGSAVYEEIREVVVEERKIIHEAPRHPQEILLQPVTDRDDDWFVLLDVVPRETSYVPPVILKGRDQVDAESFVSVIGAPAVQEIREIIVEERKIIEEAPRRPQEIPLQPVMDRDDDWFVLLDVVPRETSYVPPVAVVERVQVSPEEFVSVIQVATTEQREKKVEVVVEDAEIKQRLSEKREVALPQAVREIEDDWFMLLDRPVREPSFVPPVTMAEYVQVYREEGFSAVPETIAVQSKKEVVVEVTVVQEEEKKLPMQIIPEMKISQPVRERDDDWFLLLDVVPRETSYVAPVSLTVPSQIYPSVERQTEVKSIERKSQQIALDQIRPQPSHPLPERDDDWFVLFDAIREEAVILPSVAPVEIIRDMRKTFEVEVTSTETRTWKKTIIGVDRRQDETRFSEMRQIQIAPPSEREGGDDWFILFDIIREKPVITRSVAVPQRIQFPPEVRVPTAMDKTRIAISETRPLFEKRILEERRPLTHTHVNDDWFVLLDVGLKESVVSTQRGTRPVSAPVFSQAALAEAGIPMAPFDQPQTSTPIKTIRQEERKLEVTVEAVEPSKIEAASEVKPAVWRDQGAIDSSLLSTINGDIQHGSEVTSTEVVRMRKKRAKKIEDDSIYIRHSLLMLEEFNKPQEDLLRHHASISKLKKNFMEAVPEPRPSEWDKRLSTHSPFRTLGINGQPLPSADGSVCISSLSNGSETKATHEETSSSLGLSGTPWPTACHKSETDSVEAHGGPTEEESCDQDGVVVFETSLVPIVEVEMAQLPPSLEPHCKALDETQEEEGSYPGVSECSRRIVGSSPASYFRSDGPQVIRCFQVTVDGTDEDKDGTTVSSSKTVTSETTSGTTVTTTTTHISKVVKSGSSETRVEKRIVITADSDIDQDKEKHGGASAL from the exons A TGgctaccatgacaacagaggcAAGTGCAGTGAGTGAGGCAGACACTGAGGGCAAGCAGAAGGCCAGCGGCGCCGAGCCcgaaccagaaccagagaacAAACAGAAGCCAGAGGCGGCAGCGTCTGAGCCGGAGGGGGAGCAGTCGAGCAAGAGGGCCCAGGGGCAGGCCTCTGAGCCTGGGCCAGCTGACATAACTACCTCCcctgaggaggagcagctgaagcCTCGTACCCGGACCTCTGCTGGCAAAGGCCTGTCTCGCCTCTTCTCATCTTTCCTCAAACGCCGCTCACAGTGCTCCGAGGGAGAGGGGTTTGAGGCAGAGAAAGCTAGGGAGGAAAAggcagacaaagaggaaaaatctGACAAGGCGGAAGAGGAGATAGTGGAGGTGGTGAAAAGTGAAGAGAAGGAGGCTAAAGCGGAGGAGGAAAAACCTGAGGTGAAAGAAGtgcaaaagaaagaagaaaaagtagaaCAAAAGGAggataaaaagaaagaggaagaaaaagttgAGAAGAAGggcagtaaaaagaaaaagaaagatgccAAGAAGAAAGTAGAGGAGAAGAATGaggacaaagtgaaaaaggacgaggaaaaaaaggaagaggaaaaagtgaaaaagaaagaggagaagaaagaggagcaaaaagaggaggagaaaacacagcatACTGtagaaaagaaggaggaaacattggagaagaagaaagaagaggaagaaaagaaggagacCACTGAGGTTAAAGAAAAGGGGGCAGAGGctggaaagaaagaggaggaaaaagtagATAAGAAggtggcaaagaaaaaagaaaaagaagaaaaggtaaagaagaaggaagaggaaaaagcaaagaggaaagcagaggaagaagaaagggcaaagaagagagaggaggagaaaacaaagaagaaagaagaagaaaaagctaaaGAGGCGgaaaaagcaaagaagaaagaggaggagaagggcaaaaagaaagaggaggagaaaccgAAAGAGGAGTCAATAAAGAAAGAAGACGAGAAGGTGAAAGAAGAggcaaagaagaaagagaaggaaaaggaggaagaaaagacagaggaaaagcaaaagaaggaagaggaaaaggggaagaaaaaagagaaggggaagaacaaaggaaagaaggaggtgAAAGGGTCAAGTGAGGAGCAGGTGAAAGCACCGATCGCTGCTCCAGAGCCTGAGCTCAAAACTGAGCCAGATACTGAACAGGCTCCTGATCAGCACTCAATAAGCAGCTCAGAGACACAG CCAGCACAGGAGGAACACAAGGAAGAAGCTGCGATAAAGGAGGAGCCTGAAGTAGTGGAAGAAGTAAAGaaggaggacacagaggaaaaggaggaagaaccagcagaagaggagaaagaagtcaaaggagaggaaaaggcagaggaggaggtgaagaaggagAAGCCTtctaaagaaaagaagacagagaagaagacagaagaggcTAAAGGCTCCAAACGTCAGAAAACCATGCAATGCAAAGTTACCTTACTGGATGACACTCAGTTTGAGTGTGAGCTTGAT AAACATGCTAAAGGCCAGGAACTATTGACAAAGGTATTGGACCATGTCAACCTGCTGGAGAAAGATTACTTTGGCCTCGCTAACTGGGAAACCCCAACCAGCAAG ACATGGTTGGAACCCACAAAAGAGATCCGGAAACAGGTTTCAGGCGCTGTCTATGAGTTTACACTCAACGTGAAGTTCTACCCTCCTGATCCAGCTCAGCTTACCGAAGACCTCACCAG GTACTTTCTGTGTCTCCAGCTGAGGAAGGACATTATGCTTGGTGTTCTTCCCTGTTCCTTTGTCACACTATCCTTGCTGGGCTCCTACGCAGCCCAGTCAGAGCTTGGGGAGTATGACCCAGAAGTACATGGAACAGAATATGTTAAAGACCTCAATCTGGCACCTGGACAAACCAAAGAGCTGGAGGACAAAGTGATGGAGCTGCATCGCACATACAG GTCAATGAGTCCAGCCCAAGCAGACATGTTGTTTCTGGAAAATGCCAAGAAACTTGCCATGTATGGAGTTGACCTTCACCAAGCCAAG GATCTGGATGGTGTTGACATTACACTTGGGGTTTGCTCCAGTGGTCTGATGGTTTACAAGGACAAGCTGAGGATCAACCGTTTCCCTTGGCCCAAAGTGCTTAAGATCTCTTACAAACGCAGCAGCTTCTTTATCAAGATCCGGCCATCAGAG CAAGAGCAGTATGAAAGCACAATTGGCTTCAAACTGCCCAACTACAAAGCCTCAAAGAAGCTGTGGAAAGTTTGTGTTGAACACCATACCTTCTTCAG GGTTTCGACAGTGGAGCCACCCTCATCACGTCGCTTCCTCGTCTTGGGCTCAAAGTTCCGGTACAGCGGGCGAACTCAGGCCCAGACCCGCCAGGCGAGCTCCATGATTGACCGCCCAGCACCTCGCTTCACACGCTCTGCGAGCAAGAGGTTGTCCCGTAACTTAGATggag CTGGAGATGACACTCTCCAGTTTCTGCAACAGCTCTCAGCATCAACCAGATCTGAGGCTGATGATTGGTCATTGATGCTGGAATCTGACAAACCTCAGCCTTCATCTGAATTCCCAG CCAGAGGGGAGTCCAAGCAGACTTTCACTCAGTCACGGGAGGAGGGCCAGTCTGTTCAGACGGTCACAGTGACCTGGCAGGACACTGAGACCGGGCAGAATGGCTCTCAAACCATCACccagacagtcagtcagccatGGCAGGAGCTGCCATctgatgagcagcagcagtggagaaaGCAAGACGAGTGGTCTGCCCTGTTGTATCGCCATCCTCCTTTTCCCTTTATCCCACCCTTTGATTTCGTGAAACAGCCAG CTGAGCTCAGCTTGACAGAAATGAACTCTATGGACAGGCTCTTGCAACCACTGCTGAAACAGCAAGATGATTGGTTCTTGTACTTTGACCGAATCTTCACCCTGTCTTCGCTTGAGAGTGTTGAAAAACCAT TCTCTCCCCTagctcagctccagctccaggaGAAGGAAGAACAGGAACTGACCACAGAGGAGGTCATTGACAGGCTTCAGGAATCAGTGACCTTGGTAGACAAACTGATAGAGGCGGAGGTTTTGGAAAGGAGACTGAGGGAAGTGAAATATTTGGAGGAAAGGCTTCAAGAAATGGATGAGGTGGCAGAAAGACTTCAAGAAGTGATAGAGGATGAATTGGGGAAGGAGGAAGTAGACAAgttaagagaagaagaagaacaagaattggagagggaaaaacaaatgcacatggAAGGTAGAACAGTAAGAGTGGGGAAGAAATCTGTGAGGATGATAGAAacaaaagaggaggatgaagtggATGAACTGGAAGAGCAAATAAAGCAGGTGTTTTTAAAAGGCTTGTtgcctgaggaggaagaggttgaGGTGAAGCAGGAGAGTGAAAAAGAGGTGACAGCCGAGACTCTGTTAGATGATAGTTTGAGAGAGAAGCTACGCCAGATAGAAAAAGAATGGAAAAATGAGGTGGAGGAAAAGCTTGGCTCTCCAGACGTCGCTGGCACCACTTCTTTAATTACAGTTCAGAGGGCGGAGCGTAGGACTATGAAGAGAGTGACTATTGTAGATGAGAGAGGGCAACAACTGGGAGATGTAGACGACATGCAGGAACAGGCTGGTGTTATATCAGACGAGAGGTTAGAAAAACAAGAGTTGTGGCGTAAGACGGATCTACTGGTAGAGAGAACTCTGAGAGAGGTCACAAAGGAGCTTCAGGCTGAGGGTCAGTCTCAGGTGGAAGATAAAGATGTCTGGTTCATAGTTTTTGACCGGCCTCCATACAAAGCTGTTTCCAAACCACCAG TTACCACTGTGGAACATGCTCAAGTGGATAAAGGCGAGTATGTCATCTCAAAGCCTGAGATTACAACAGttgaggagaaaacagagattATAgtagaagagagaaaaataagagaAGAGGAAGCCTGGCATGCACCAGAGATCCCGCCACCACAGGCCATCACAGAAAGAGATGATGGCTGGTTTGTGTTGCTGGATGTTGTTCCCGGAGAGACATCATATGTACCACCAG TTATCTTGAAGGAACGAGACCAGATGGAGGCAGAAAGTGTTGTCTCTGTGGTTGGATCTGCAGTATATGAGGAGATTAGAGAAGTAGTTGttgaagagagaaagataaTACACGAGGCACCAAGACATCCACAAGAAATCCTTCTACAGCCAGTGACGGACAGAGATGATGACTGGTTTGTGTTGCTGGATGTTGTTCCTAGAGAGACATCCTATGTACCACCAG TTATCTTGAAGGGACGAGACCAGGTGGATGCAGAAAGTTTTGTCTCTGTGATTGGAGCCCCAGCAGTTCAGGAGATTAGAGAAATAATTGttgaagagagaaagataaTAGAAGAGGCACCAAGACGTCCACAAGAGATCCCACTACAGCCAGTGATGGATAGAGATGATGACTGGTTTGTGTTGCTGGATGTTGTTCCCAGAGAGACATCATATGTACCACCAG TTGCTGTCGTGGAGCGTGTTCAAGTGTCACCAGAAGAATTTGTCTCTGTGATTCAAGTAGCAACCACtgagcagagggaaaaaaaagtggaggTTGTAGTTGAAGAcgcagaaataaaacaaaggctGAGTGAAAAGCGAGAAGTTGCATTGCCACAGGCTGTGAGAGAAATAGAAGATGACTGGTTTATGCTATTGGATCGTCCCGTTAGAGAACCATCATTTGTGCCACCAG TTACCATGGCCGAGTATGTTCAGGTTTATCGTGAAGAAGGCTTTTCTGCTGTGCCTGAAACAATAGCTGTGCAGTCCAAGAAGGAGGTTGTAGTTGAAGTGACTGTGgtgcaggaggaagaaaagaagctTCCCATGCAAATTATTCCAGAGATGAAAATATCCCAgcctgtgagagagagggatgacGACTGGTTTCTGCTGCTGGATGTTGTTCCCAGAGAAACTTCATATGTGGCTCCAG tctctctgaCAGTGCCCAGCCAAATTTATCCAAGTGTTGAACGTCAAACGGAAGTGAAAAGCATAGAGAGGAAGTCGCAACAGATTGCTCTTGACCAGATTAGACCACAGCCTTCCCATCCACTaccagagagagatgatgactggtttgtgttgtttgatgcTATTCGTGAAGAAGCAGTCATACTACCATCAG TTGCCCCTGTTGAAATAATTCGGGATATGAGGAAGACGTTTGAGGTTGAGGTGACAAGCACAGAGACTAGAACATGGAAGAAGACGATAATTGGTGTGGACAGAAGGCAAGATGAGACACGTTTTTCTGAAATGAGACAAATCCAAATTGCACCTCcgtcagagagagaaggaggtgaTGACTGGTTCATCTTGTTCGACATCATCCGAGAAAAGCCTGTTATCACACGATCAG TTGCTGTCCCTCAACGTATCCAGTTCCCACCAGAGGTCAGAGTTCCAACTGCCATGGATAAAACAAGGATTGCTATTTCCGAAACAAGACCACTGTTTGAGAAACGGATCCTGGAGGAAAGACgtccacttacacacacacatgtcaatGATGATTGGTTTGTTCTACTAGATGTTGGCCTCAAAGAGTCAG TGGTGAGCACACAAAGGGGCACCCGTCCTGTCAGTGCTCCGGTCTTCTCCCAGGCTGCTCTGGCTGAAGCAGGAATCCCCATGGCCCCTTTCGACCAGCCCCAGACCTCCACTCCAATCAAGACCATCCGCCAGGAGGAAAGAAAGCTGGAAGTCACGGTAGAAGCTGTGGAGCCCTCAAAGATCGAGGCTGCGTCTGAAGTCAAG CCAGCAGTGTGGAGGGACCAGGGAGCAATAGACTCTTCACTGCTATCTACCATCAATGGGGACATCCAG CACGGGTCTGAGGTGACAAGCACGGAGGTGGTGCGAATGCGAAAG aaaagAGCTAAGAAAATTGAGGATGACTCAATTTATATCAGACATAGCCTTTTAATGTTGGAG GAGTTCAATAAGCCTCAGGAGGACCTGCTCAGGCATCATGCCAGTATCAGTAAGCTGAAGAAGAACTTCATGGAAGCCGTCCCTGAGCCCAGGCCCAGTGAGTGGGACAAGCGCCTGTCCACACACTCTCCGTTCCGCACCCTGGGTATCAATGGTCAGCCTCTGCCCAGTGCGGATGGG aGTGTGTGCATTAGTTCCCTAAGCAATGGTTCAGAGACAAAGGCTACACATGAGGAAACCAGCAGCAGTTTGGGCTTGTCAGGCACACCCTGGCCCACTGCGTGCCACAAGAGTGAGACTGATAGTGTCGAAGCCCACGGTGGTCCTACTGAGGAAGAGTCATGTGATCAAGACGGGGTTGTAGTTTTTGAGACCTCCTTGGTGCCCATCGTAGAGGTGGAGATGGCGCAGTTGCCTCCCTCCCTCGAACCCCACTGTAAGGCTTTAGATGAGACCCAGGAGGAAGAAGGATCATATCCCGGTGTGTCGGAGTGCTCTAGGAGGATAGTCGGATCTTCCCCAGCCTCCTATTTCAGGAGCGATGGTCCACAGGTCATACGCTGCTTCCAG